The Belonocnema kinseyi isolate 2016_QV_RU_SX_M_011 chromosome 1, B_treatae_v1, whole genome shotgun sequence genomic interval ttcaactataatgatgattcttaaactgaaatatatgaattttaaagcaagacgatgaatttttgacaaaaaaaattaatttctacaaaaaaaaaagatttttcaactaaaaaagatcattcttcaaacaaaaatctgcccgctttgagGTACACACTCTCATCGTGACAcacgcgctccgcgctcgatttttgacggacatttgtaaatgtatattttctgaaccacctaaaaatgaataaaattctacaattcttttttggcgtaatattggaattttcgattttctgcgtattacttacgataaataaaaacaaaattacgagttctATTGGAAAATGGGTaagacatttttcaagatttttcaaaacctttgaagacttttttcatattttgcgtcaatttgcaataaattattaaaaatttatatatcttttttggatggacAACTTTTCTATCAACTTGTTTTCGTacgttttgtcgtttttccacaaatttttcatttttatttttaatgtaatttttatgattaaaagccAAAACTACtggtcctatcaaaaagtgattcatatcCAATTTGTAACGCTTcttcgggtaaacaatttttgctaAATCATTTTTTCcgaacttgtgtcgttttttccacaaattttttatttattttttcattatcaatattattgtacacgaaaaaacaaaaagtacgcgcccTATCAAGAAATGataattaacgaatttgtagatcttttctgggatcacaaatttgttttattaatcttttttcttattttgcatagtttgaccacaaaatggaatttttcattattttttgtgcaatcaaaatttaaatattcgatttttcaagaaaatccaaaagtttcTCATTATGATTTTATAGGgctttaaaaggaaaattttttcttctcttaactttttttcatatcctgcgttGTTTGgcgtaatattttgattttcgattgattttgaaaattttgaaaatgctgtaactttaagaattttctttttatcgaaaaaagtcaataggataaattgttcgccttttttaatactataaatattcgtacacagaattttcaaatccagaaaagtgttctaaaaaattttcaaaatacgctaactttttgaattttgatcaaaaatggctggttaacgaactcgttctttattTTACGAcctaaaaaatgtgtgaaaaagatcgatttgatccttTCATTTTTTCGAGCGGTATCgtttttacggacggacggacggacgccATAGTAAAAATccgattttcggattcagggggtctcgaaacgtggagatccgttaaaaaaacgaggtgtcaaatttcggacaattctaatactttctcagtcataaatgatgagaatgtaaaaattaaatagttaaagtttcaactataacaattaaattattagtgaaaaattaatttttagtagcCAAGGAAacgacgagtttttaacaaaacagctcagtttgcaacaaaaaagataaatttttaattaaaatgatgaaccttaaaaaaaattagttttcaacaacagggtttaattttgaaccaattaatcaaattttcattaaaaatgatattaattctgaacgaaaaaattTAGCAcctgatatttcaatcaaaaaagattttcatttcaattcaaaaacaatttaattcaaaagaaaaggaCGACCTTTCaacaagaaatgaattgttaactaTGTAAGAGTTTTCTGTTAAGACAGagaaaatatttccaacaaattggtaaatttctaacaaaatatattacGTTTCAacgagatacttgaattttcaactaaaaacgatcaatatgttacaaaaaatagaatagttaaattttcagttaaaaaattaatttcaaagaaaaaaacgggattttcaacaaaatagttaaatacagtaatataaatatataataaatatataataaatatattgcaattaggacaaaaattaagcacgctcgcgaaatttttttctgacatttcCAGATTTTCCAGAACACTCTGGGTCACATTATAACTTAACATATTAAGGCcatcaaaagaaaaattcttcgATAGGACTCAATTTACCTAATAAAGGTTCGTTAAAACCTAGACTCAAGATTCGCGccgataataattttttcaatttataatcttCCAAATATTAACGGTTTCTTTTTTAGATTGtaccatttttaacaatataattttgaaattgtccattttgaaggtttaaactcaaactattcaatttttcatgtttacgaaaaaattttttgaatattgagagtttatcttttatattaaaacattttcaacgatagtttaaaaaaaaaccttttttaattttttaatatacgcttattcatatttaaatgcaaccaatttaatcttttttacttttaaatgcgAATACATCAAATTTCTGATTTTCAAActcttttaatctgaaataattaacttttgaacGGTAATCATTACGCAATTTAaaacagatttagaattaaagACTTTCATGCGGAAATTCTGTTTTGAAACTAAATACTATTTCAATTTTATGATCCgagtctaaaattatttaattttaatgtctttaaacttgaatgaattgaaatttaaaaaaaaatgaaattggaaaacctattggaaattattcaagattttccaggtcaagaaatcaaaattttccaggtctccttttttacattaaataatgaaataaacgtttttcaTACATGtgaaaaatgagccatttcattttctattggccaaaaatttctaaagaaagtctaataataaatcaataaattcttaattttttgcgaacatgagtcgtctttctgatatctttaggaatatttttaaatctttgtcatGTCTTtgatcattgaaatatttgtgaagtattagaaaccttagtgaaagcttgaaatttcggtaaaatatttgagaaatcgtttggaatattttaaagcttttgtaaaatctttaaaattcttgaaatctttgtgaactatttctttaatctttgtttgcgaaatcttttgttgcctgtttaaaatcattgaagtcttttgaagTATTCTCCaatgtgttgaaaccttttgaaatcgcttaaaatctttttaatgtttcgaaattcttgaaatcttttgaaattcttatgagTTCTTTAAAGAAGTTATGAAatttgtaatcgtttaaaatcactggaatatttgaaattttgatcaaatcttttgaaatatttgcaaaattttgatatcgtttaaaatatttgaaatgttttttaatatttgaaatctgttgtactgtgcccttgttgaaatcttttaagaccttaaaagctttgaaatctacgaaaacattcagaaatttttttaaatctttataaagtctttgaaatatttttgaaatgttactTTAATCTCTATTCGTGAAACcttttctgttcgtttgaaactatttaaatcttttcaaatcttttcaaatttgttgaaacattttgaaatcattaaaaatcttttatatgttttgaaatctggtgtacccttgttggaatctttggaattcttgaaatgttttgaaatccttaaggacatgtgacacagctaaatacctatattaccgacctcactttttcggttcactgaatgtttttttgaacctcagaactttttttataaataagatatcgagctgaaactttggaagatttattagagtacaataaagtacgtttaggtactgcattttggtaggaacttcactgaaaattattttatcttttttctgaacctcaacattttttgaacgatcgaactttttttatacataaaatatcggtctcaaactttgagaaatgcaagagccgaaagaaaactacgtttaagggcatgtgacacagctaaatacctatattNNNNNNNNNNNNNNNNNNNNNNNNNNNNNNNNNNNNNNNNNNNNNNNNNNNNNNNNNNNNNNNNNNNNNNNNNNNNNNNNNNNNNNNNNNNNNNNNNNNNaattttcagtgaagttcctaccaaaatgcagtacctaaacgtactttattgtactctaatacatttcccgaagtttcagctcgatattttatttacaaaaaagttcataggatcaaaaaaacattcaatgaacggaaaaagtgaggtcggtaatataggtatttagctgtgtcacatgcccttaagaattctttaaaatatttgagaaatctttcggaaatcttttgtaatcgtttgaaatcttgtcaattatttttaaatcatttaaaatttttgaaatggtttgaaatccctgaaatctgGTGTTCTGCACccttgttaaaatctttgaaattctcgtattgttttgaaatctttatgaatgttttatgaaatgCTTTTgacatttcctaaaaaattttgaaattattcaaaatctttgaaatattttgaaatctttaaaatattttgaaagttttaaaatctttgtccaATGTTTGAAACCTtagcgaaatattcgaaatctttgtgaaatctttgcgaattctttggaattatttaaattattacaaatcttagtgaaatcttttgatatcttctaaaaaatttttaaattgtttaaaatctttgaaatgttttgaaatctcagaaatgtggtttaatataccctttttaaaatctttataaaatgttctaaaCCTTTATGAAACGTTCAAAATCTTttgggaatttttgtgaaaactttttaatctagtgtacacgccttttttgaatgttttgaaatccttaaaatctttgtgaaatatttatacatgtttataaaatctttcttgaatctttgtttggaaaatcttttgtattcgttgaagtcattgaattatttgaaatattttgaaatcttctaaaatattttaaaacctttcgaaatcgtttcaaatttttgaaatctttgaaatctggtgtactgtaccctttttcaaatctttgaaatcctttaaatctttcaagtttaaaaaagttgGTGAAATCGctgtgaaatctttattgaaatctggcgtgcgcgccttttttaaatcgttaatatCTGTGAAATATGTATGAaatgttaaagatatttaaaatatgttaaaatgtttgaaatattttgaaatctttagaaatattttgtaaccttttgaaatctgttgtttACTTAAAACCCGAGTGGTCAACCCCTCGAAAAATCTGTTGTACGGCCATGgtttattctaattctgaaactggtttgaagtagaaattttaaactaataattgttataatttctaagtagaacacctcaacaaaaagtgccttgaaatatcattatttattctgtaataaacaaaagataaattatatcttgaattaaaaaactttcagcagcaagattttttctaaacgagatatttctttcataataggctaaaagatttaaattactctttgcacgtcgataaaattactgttttaaaagaaaagaaaaaagaataattaaaattcaaggtttccatgaaaaaatcaaggagagttccaggttttcaacattttcaaggtCGTTAGACACCCTGTTATATTTTGACATCTTCAAACCTGTTCATGTTTtagattgatattttaaataaattattaatttaaagtgcTGATAATTAAAACGtttgaatttagaatattttaattttttttattaaaaatgcaaaaatttcttATACTATTTTATTTCGATGTCTCAAAACATactgagaaaaaataattttaccttaGGCCACTTGACAATAGGTCGCTTAGATCCTTTGGTTACGGTTAATTTTGGAAGATACTTCTCAGCGATCGGTTCTACCCTTCGAATATCAAAATCCTGATCAACCTTTGAGACCGTTTGTAATCTTTGTTCCTCTGAAGTTACATACAAATCGTCCGGTTGATGATACGTATTATGGATATCGTATGCTTTTTTACTACAGAACAGTGCAGCACACATTGTACATTTAATCAGGTTTTCTGGCACGGCCTCTCGTTCTTCCTGTTATTAatgcaaatattaatattttatgatttttcatcagGCAAATTTTGGACATAATCAGGGTGGCGATTCAGCAGACGATTTcgaattcccggtcatttccaggtCAAGTTTATCTATATTCCAGGTTAACTAAAAGCAACATATTCATATCTgtcgcaaacatttattttgaatcataACATTCAACTAAAAACTCTTTAACACAGCAgagcaaaaaattacaaaataaatgaattttcaaaaaaaattatgagtccTTAACTGgagtagtataatttttaactaaacagatgaatttttaactaaaattatgaatatttgattgaaatacttaaatttttaaccaaaaagatgattttttgaataaggttaattttcaaaaaaaaaaaaagattatttttttaccggaaaatacaatttgtgaacaaaattaatcagggtggccactatttttcaaatttccgcCTCCCGGCTTTCCCTCGGTAAATATTCGAAGTCAATTGAATCAATTGACTTTTAATCATAAAAGTAGGATAAGGAACTTTTTGTGTCtgataaagaaaaatgcaaaGATGCCTTTTATTACGCATTAGAAGTAATTTTACATGCACAAATCGCGTCTTTACGTATCTGGAATTTTATTTCCTAccatgaaaaatatgcaaatttaaaaataaattttttataccaattttttaacattaaattttaaaaaatgtaacaataattaataattttgaattgaNNNNNNNNNNNNNNNNNNNNNNNNNNNNNNNNNNNNNNNNNNNNNNNNNNNNNNNNNNNNNNNNNNNNNNNNNNNNNNNNNNNNNNNNNNNNNNNNNNNNtcaattcaaaattattaattattgttacattttttaaaatttaatgttaaaaaattggtataaaaaatttatttttaaatttgcatatttttcatggtaggatatatatatatatatatatatatagtactTCAAGTGGATTCtaaagtagaagtagtatttttaaaaggaaatatttccttttcaaaAGGAAAGGAACTTTCGAATTGtaacgaattttgacttggaacaagGATTTCTTActcttttcttctaaatcccagaTTTAATTCTCTAAacaaaattcccgttccatgtcaaaaatacCCTGTCACaagggaaattatattttttcaacgaaaCTCCTTGTCTTAAAATGAAGacgataattattatataaaaaaaagaaaccctGAATTTTGCTacgataagaattaaattcccggccaataaaatttccgattttccggtcaagtcgccaccctcatattttaaagtaaaattgataATCGAAATGATTCAATTTGCAATATAtatagatattttatattttaatacaaaattactttagaaataaaaattcttcttaaataaagataaaaaaaaatgaaataattaaggaCGTGGATTTaggataattttcattttaaaatatcaagtgtTACCTGAGTGTGATTTTTCTCCAAGTGTTGTTGCAGGTTAAATTTCAACATATACTCAGCACCACACAAGTGACAATAATAAACACTCAAAGCATCGTTCAtggagtttaatttaattttattactagGTGGAGGCGTTGCCACTGGTTGGAATATGTTAATCAATCTGTATAAAATCAAATACAAATCAGGAATTTCACCTTTTCCGGAAACAAGATTCAATGAAAGTATACGAATaatctaattataaaatattaaacatgttacttttttatttccattgaatgtgaacatttattttaattatgaattgaaaatccaattaatgCCAACCTTTTATGAACTGAGCGATGATGATATTGTAAAGCTTTGTCATTGTAAAATAGTACATCACAGTCGTCGCAGTTTTTGTGCTCCTCCTCGTTTTTGTCATCCGATTCGTGAGAGTTTAGATGCGTGTCTCTGAGATTctgcatttttttgttcattcaggtgtttgtatttttcaatttatttgcgggtagaaattgtaattaaattatgtttgcagtttaaaaatgtcCACTTACCTTGAGAGGAAATTGCATTCCACAAAATGGACAGTAGAATTTTCCAGGAGCGTTTGGATGCATCTTGTATCTGTGCCTAATTGTGGATGTAACTGTGTCAAACATTTTTCCACAAAGATCACATTTTGCATCTGAATTTTGTTCT includes:
- the LOC117175623 gene encoding zinc finger protein 845-like encodes the protein MSDKKEHKCVLCSSKLESKEALQEHFRKHANKEIDHRGRSTAAEQNSDAKCDLCGKMFDTVTSTIRHRYKMHPNAPGKFYCPFCGMQFPLKNLRDTHLNSHESDDKNEEEHKNCDDCDVLFYNDKALQYHHRSVHKRLINIFQPVATPPPSNKIKLNSMNDALSVYYCHLCGAEYMLKFNLQQHLEKNHTQEEREAVPENLIKCTMCAALFCSKKAYDIHNTYHQPDDLYVTSEEQRLQTVSKVDQDFDIRRVEPIAEKYLPKLTVTKGSKRPIVKWPKAQKLKKTTREEPKHKDYLPSDEDALVDTSDSDSDIPLNKRVVNFS